A window from Chiroxiphia lanceolata isolate bChiLan1 chromosome 3, bChiLan1.pri, whole genome shotgun sequence encodes these proteins:
- the GINS1 gene encoding DNA replication complex GINS protein PSF1 — protein sequence MAGERVMELVRELHRATGGHLPPFRTEGLRQALEEMRALYERNQADVSEAKSGRTDLIFLIRFRHCCLLRNQRCLLAYLYDRLLRIRALRWEYGSVLPNTIQFHMSAEEVEWFNRYKKSLATYMRSVGGEEGLDLTQDIKPPKSLYIEVRCLRDHGEFEIDDGTTILLKKNSQHFLPRWKCEQLIRQGVLEHILS from the exons ATGGCGGGAGAGCGGGTCATGGAGCTGGTGCGGGAACTGCACCGCGCCACCGGCGGGCACCTCCCGCCATTCCGG ACGGAGGGGCTGCGGCAGGCGCTGGAGGAGATGCGGGCGCTGTACGAGCGGAACCAGGCGGATGT GTCCGAAGCGAAGTCGGGGCGGACGGACCTAATTTTCCTCATCCGGTTCCggcactgctgcctgctccGGAACCAGCGCTGCCTCCTGGCCTACCT GTACGACCGGCTGCTGCGCATCCGAGCGCTGAGGTGGGAGTATGGCAGTGTCCTGCCAAACACCATCCAGTTCCACATGTCAGCTGAGGAA GTGGAGTGGTTCAATCGGTACAAAAAGTCTCTGGCTACCTACATGAGGTCAgtaggaggagaggaggggctGGACCTTACACAGGACATAAAACCTCCTAAAAGCCTGTACATTGAA GTGCGGTGTTTAAGAGACCATGGAGAATTTGAGATTGATGATGGGACTACCATCCTGTTGAAGAAGAACAGCCAG caCTTTTTACCCCGCTGGAAATGCGAGCAGTTAATCAGACAAGGAGTCCTGGAGCACATTCTGTCCTAA